A genomic window from Silene latifolia isolate original U9 population chromosome Y, ASM4854445v1, whole genome shotgun sequence includes:
- the LOC141629231 gene encoding protein FAR-RED IMPAIRED RESPONSE 1-like, translating into MFCKLFERKGVLCRHIIWIYSSNGVNEIPESAIARRWTKDALRSGDYSTGECIDDMDIVDSKQLQMTKLWSEIHETIGVLVDKEKEDVEGLTNLLREFREKLTPVGEKLNKQQEMEKLLGCKASKEISILPPKYSKNKGSGKRILSSKAKAIAIASKPKRMCNNCKQMAHHDKRNCPNLFAEHPP; encoded by the coding sequence ATGTTCTGTAAACTTTTTGAGAGGAAGGGAGTACTCTGCAGGCACATAATTTGGATTTATTCCAGTAATGGGGTAAATGAAATTCCGGAATCTGCGATTGCTAGGAGATGGACAAAGGATGCATTGCGGAGTGGTGACTATAGTACCGGGGAGTGTATAGATGACATGGATATTGTAGACAGTAAGCAACTTCAGATGACAAAATTGTGGTCGGAAATTCACGAAACAATTGGAGTGCTTGTTGATAAGGAAAAGGAAGACGTTGAAGGTCTTACTAATTTATTAAGGGAATTTAGAGAGAAGCTGACACCGGTAGGTGAGAAGTTGAATAAACAACAGGAAATGGAGAAATTACTTGGTTGTAAAGCAAGTAAGGAGATTTCTATACTGCCACCTAAATATTCcaaaaacaaagggagtgggaaaAGGATTTTGTCTAGTAAGGCGAAGGCCATTGCAATTGCCAGTAAGCCGAAACGCATGTGCAATAATTGTAAGCAAATGGCACACCATGACAAGAGGAACTGTCCTAACCTTTTTGCTGAACATCCACCGTAA
- the LOC141629233 gene encoding protein FAR-RED IMPAIRED RESPONSE 1-like, producing MVFTPFTGIDNHKRSITFCCALIAKETTESFNWVFERFLIAMRGKEPQYIITYQDPGIIASVPEKFKTARHRFCMWHIMNKVPCKYGSKRKDYQVFLKKLNAIVWDEELEAEEFDNRWSAIMEEHIPADIEWFTDCYDIRRQWVMAHRKDLRMGGIMRTTQRSESENSFFKRFEARNGTLVEFWMRFESALDQQRHNQKRLDNENRHSNPKLCSKLAIETDGAKIYTHDIFEEFQEELKNAIGGFSCKGFLESNNLEVTTLKDSLGGRNFDVQYNPGMSNLVRSRFITC from the coding sequence ATGGTTTTCACTCCCTTCACAGGGATTGACAACCATAAACGATCAATAACTTTCTGTTGTGCCCTTATAGCAAAAGAAACTACGGAATCGTTTAATTGGGTGTTCGAGAGGTTTTTGATTGCTATGCGGGGAAAGGAACCACAGTACATAATAACATATCAAGATCCTGGAATAATTGCGTCAGTACCCGAAAAATTCAAGACAGCACGGCACCGGTTCTGCATGTGGCACATTATGAATAAGGTTCCCTGTAAGTATGGTAGCAAAAGGAAAGATTACCAGGTATTTCTAAAAAAGTTAAATGCTATTGTATGGGACGAGGAACTTGAAGCAGAGGAGTTCGACAATAGATGGTCAGCAATAATGGAGGAACACATACCCGCTGACATTGAATGGTTTACGGACTGCTATGATATAAGGAGGCAGTGGGTGATGGCTCACCGTAAGGACTTGAGAATGGGTGGTATTATGAGGACGACACAGCGGTCGGAAAGTGAAAACAGTTTTTTCAAGAGGTTTGAGGCGAGAAATGGTACTCTTGTTGAATTTTGGATGCGCTTTGAAAGTGCTTTGGACCAACAGAGACACAACCAGAAGAGGCTTGATAACGAAAACCGTCATTCAAACCCAAAGTTATGCAGTAAGTTGGCAATAGAGACTGATGGTGCGAAGATTTACACACATGATATTTTCGAGGAGTTTCAAGAGGAGTTAAAGAATGCAATTGGTGGATTTAGTTGCAAGGGTTTCTTGGAGTCGAACAACTTAGAGGTTACTACCTTGAAGGATTCATTGGGAGGCCGTAATTTTGATGTTCAGTATAACCCAGGTATGAGTAATTTAGTGCGTAGCAGATTTATTACTTGTTAA
- the LOC141629234 gene encoding putative protein FAR1-RELATED SEQUENCE 10: MADMEIVAYEAVKNVIADVDDKTIPPVSEEDFCKQLEDVFTPYIGIEFGDIEEAITFYKVYALGVGFDVRKYTTKKWRDGTIKSKLLVCNREGFTKSSNESPGKEEDGSKQERRNKLKRIGCKARMRLFLKNGVLLVDRFHEKHNHELVAVKDREFQKLSKTISKYHMGLIVSNSRLNIGATRTYRMCKEVVNGYHNIGASLNDFKNFQRDIKCFIHERDGQLFIDHFKNMAETRPDFYFDYDVDVDGSL, translated from the exons ATGGCTGATATGGAGATTGTGGCTTATGAGGCTGTTAAGAACG TTATAGCTGATGTAGATGATAAAACAATTCCACCGGTGTCAGAGGAAGACTTTTGTAAGCAGTTGGAGGATGTATTTACACCATACATTGGGATAGAGTTTGGGGATATTGAGGAAGCTATAACATTTTATAAGGTGTACGCACTTGGGGTTGGGTTCGATGTGAGAAAATACacgactaaaaagtggcgtgacGGTACTATAAAATcaaaactattggtttgtaatagGGAGGGGTTTACAAAATCAAGTAACGAAAGTCCGGGTAAGGAAGAAGATGGAAGCAAGCAGGAGAGAAGAAATAAGCTTAAGAGGATTGGTTGTAAAGCTCGGATGAGGTTATTTTTGAAGAATGGTGTGCTTTTAGTGGACCGGTTTCATGAAAaacataatcacgagcttgttgCTGTCAAAGATAGGGAGTTTCAAAAATTATCCAAAACCATTTCCAAGTATCACATGGGACTAATTGTCTCAAATTCAAGG CTGAATATTGGAGCAACAAGGACTTACAGAATGTGTAAGGAGGTTGTTAACGGGTACCACAATATAGGGGCTAGTTTGAACgacttcaaaaattttcaaagagACATAAAGTGTTTTATTCATGAAAGAGACGGACAACTTTTCATTGATCACTTCAAGAACATGGCAGAGACTCGGCCAGACTTCTACTTTGACTATGATGTTGACGTAGATGGTAGCCTATGA